A region of Cellulophaga sp. RHA19 DNA encodes the following proteins:
- the priA gene encoding replication restart helicase PriA, whose amino-acid sequence MQHFINVILPIPLEKLFTYSVTRAEANFLKVGMRVAVPFGKSKIHTALVAEIHTTAPTLYEAKDIHQILDDEPIVTELQIKHWSWVAKYYMCSIGEVFRSAVPGAFLLESETLILKNPESTVDENTLTDEEFLVFEALERQSMLKVQEIAAIVDKKNVLPILKRLLDKNVILTKEEVQQQYKPKLVRYVKLGEKYNTEEELSALLDLLSRAPKQSNVILSLFQLQGTNQKKITVKELEEKSRSSASIIKTLIDKDILEEFYVRTDRVVFDATKKPSVLKELNQYQAEALVAIEESFAERKVTLLHGVTSSGKTEVYVKLIADCLAKGQQALYLLPEIALTTQLIARLQNYFGEQVAVFHSKYTVHERVEVWNNVLTNKSKAQIVIGARSSLFLPFTNLGLIIVDEEHEASFKQYDPAPRYHARDSAIVLANYSNCNILLGSATPSIETFYNVKQQKYGYAQITRRFGDVLMPEIELVDIKELSRKKRMKGHFSERLLLGITEAVEEGEQVILFQNRRGYAPIVECTTCGHSPQCPNCDVSLTYHQYKKQMRCHYCSYHMALQKSCLACGMATLNTKGFGTEQVEQELQELMPNLRIGRMDLDTTRGKHAYEKIITSFEKHELDVLVGTQMLTKGLDFGNVSLVGIMNADNLLNFPDFRAHERSYQLLAQVSGRAGRAQKRGKVLIQTYNPYHQILQQVSTNDYEAMYTDQINERRLFKYPPLHRILKITFKHRDYGKVEDASAWFAKSLRVAFKDDVLGPEFPAVARIRNQYLKNVVLKIKKDQPLGKTKEYIRKIEKSFDTIGQFKGVRVIYNVDYI is encoded by the coding sequence ATGCAGCATTTTATAAATGTAATATTACCAATTCCCTTAGAAAAACTATTTACATATAGCGTAACAAGGGCAGAAGCCAATTTTTTAAAAGTGGGTATGCGCGTAGCGGTACCCTTTGGTAAATCTAAAATACATACTGCACTAGTTGCAGAAATACATACAACAGCTCCTACTTTATACGAGGCTAAAGATATTCATCAAATATTAGATGATGAGCCTATAGTTACAGAACTGCAAATTAAACATTGGTCTTGGGTAGCTAAGTACTATATGTGTTCTATAGGTGAAGTTTTTAGGAGTGCTGTTCCTGGTGCTTTTTTATTAGAGAGTGAAACACTAATATTAAAAAACCCAGAGTCTACCGTAGATGAAAATACATTAACAGATGAAGAGTTTTTGGTGTTTGAGGCATTAGAACGACAGTCTATGTTAAAAGTGCAAGAAATTGCAGCTATAGTAGATAAAAAAAATGTACTTCCTATTTTAAAACGTTTGTTAGATAAAAACGTAATTTTAACCAAAGAAGAAGTTCAGCAACAGTACAAGCCTAAATTGGTAAGGTATGTTAAGTTGGGAGAAAAGTACAATACAGAAGAAGAGTTAAGTGCGTTATTAGATTTACTCTCTAGAGCACCCAAACAAAGCAATGTTATTTTGTCTCTTTTTCAGTTGCAAGGAACAAATCAAAAAAAAATAACGGTAAAAGAGTTAGAAGAGAAGAGTAGGTCATCAGCATCTATCATAAAAACACTTATAGATAAAGATATTCTAGAGGAGTTTTATGTGCGTACAGACAGGGTTGTTTTTGATGCAACAAAAAAGCCTTCAGTTTTAAAAGAACTTAACCAATACCAAGCAGAGGCTTTAGTGGCTATAGAAGAAAGTTTTGCTGAGCGTAAAGTAACCTTGTTGCACGGTGTAACATCTTCTGGTAAAACAGAAGTATATGTAAAACTTATAGCAGATTGTTTAGCAAAGGGGCAACAAGCTTTGTATTTATTGCCAGAAATTGCTTTAACTACACAGTTAATCGCTAGGTTGCAAAATTACTTTGGAGAACAAGTAGCCGTTTTTCATTCTAAATATACAGTACATGAAAGAGTTGAGGTTTGGAATAATGTTTTAACTAACAAGTCTAAGGCTCAAATTGTAATAGGAGCTAGGTCATCTCTGTTTTTACCTTTTACAAACTTAGGATTAATAATTGTAGATGAGGAGCATGAGGCGTCTTTTAAGCAATATGATCCGGCACCAAGATACCACGCCAGAGACAGTGCAATTGTTTTAGCTAATTATAGTAATTGCAATATCCTTTTAGGATCTGCTACACCAAGTATAGAGACTTTTTATAATGTTAAGCAGCAAAAATACGGTTATGCACAAATTACCAGGCGTTTTGGAGATGTATTAATGCCAGAGATAGAGTTGGTAGATATTAAGGAGTTAAGTCGTAAAAAAAGAATGAAAGGTCATTTTTCTGAACGTTTGTTGTTAGGTATAACAGAAGCGGTTGAGGAAGGTGAGCAAGTAATATTATTTCAAAACAGAAGAGGTTATGCGCCTATTGTAGAGTGTACAACCTGTGGGCACTCTCCACAATGTCCTAATTGCGATGTTAGCTTAACCTACCACCAGTATAAAAAACAAATGCGTTGCCATTATTGTAGTTATCATATGGCTTTGCAAAAAAGTTGTTTGGCTTGTGGTATGGCAACTTTAAACACCAAAGGTTTTGGTACAGAACAAGTAGAGCAAGAACTGCAAGAGTTAATGCCAAACCTTAGAATTGGCCGTATGGATTTAGATACCACTAGAGGTAAACATGCGTATGAGAAAATAATTACTTCTTTTGAGAAACACGAGTTAGATGTTTTGGTTGGTACGCAAATGCTAACCAAAGGTTTAGATTTTGGAAATGTGAGTTTGGTAGGTATCATGAATGCAGATAACCTTTTAAATTTTCCAGATTTTAGAGCACATGAACGTAGTTACCAGCTTTTAGCACAGGTGTCTGGTAGAGCGGGTAGAGCGCAAAAAAGAGGAAAGGTGTTAATACAAACTTACAATCCGTATCATCAAATATTACAACAAGTATCTACTAACGATTATGAGGCAATGTATACAGACCAAATTAATGAACGCAGATTGTTTAAATATCCTCCATTACATAGAATTTTAAAAATAACATTTAAGCATAGAGATTATGGTAAGGTAGAAGATGCTTCAGCTTGGTTTGCAAAGTCTTTGCGTGTAGCTTTTAAAGATGATGTTTTAGGTCCAGAATTTCCCGCAGTAGCGCGTATTAGGAATCAGTATTTGAAAAATGTGGTTTTAAAAATTAAAAAAGATCAGCCTTTAGGAAAAACAAAGGAGTACATTAGAAAAATTGAAAAATCTTTTGATACAATAGGTCAGTTTAAAGGAGTAAGAGTAATTTACAATGTAGATTATATTTAA
- a CDS encoding DUF2147 domain-containing protein, whose protein sequence is MKKNKTLFTIAILFFVAHISVAQSVFGKWKTIDDRNGKEKAVIDVYEKNGKMYGKIIKIVDPKRRDAVCEKCEGDLKNAPVLGLHIIKNAEKSDKNEYKGKYLFDPEQAMTFRCKIWLDPDDSDKLKVRGYLAFIYRTQTWIRVKE, encoded by the coding sequence ATGAAGAAGAATAAAACACTATTTACCATTGCAATCTTATTTTTTGTAGCTCACATTAGTGTAGCTCAATCTGTTTTTGGAAAGTGGAAAACCATTGATGATAGAAACGGAAAAGAAAAAGCAGTTATTGACGTTTATGAGAAAAACGGAAAAATGTATGGAAAAATAATTAAAATTGTTGATCCTAAACGTAGAGATGCTGTTTGTGAAAAATGTGAGGGCGACTTAAAAAATGCTCCAGTCTTAGGTTTGCATATAATTAAAAATGCAGAGAAGTCTGATAAAAACGAATATAAAGGAAAATATCTTTTTGATCCAGAACAAGCAATGACTTTTAGATGTAAAATTTGGTTAGATCCAGATGATTCAGATAAACTAAAAGTTCGTGGTTACTTAGCGTTTATTTATAGAACTCAAACTTGGATACGTGTTAAGGAGTAA